A portion of the Glycine max cultivar Williams 82 chromosome 10, Glycine_max_v4.0, whole genome shotgun sequence genome contains these proteins:
- the LOC100819250 gene encoding zinc finger CCCH domain-containing protein 15 yields the protein MHNKDACSPSSNGGFGGGASAGQIPSTGGLYSSLYSALSNENLPSLSASCSNGSGGGVSMYPYSESIQKHQDMVNRQSMCLNRLVETSKEVEALREENGLLRAANKELQKQLHLVIQASLENHYGGGDGGSSGQTQPTLFNVLHGFRGLHIGEGNKENYADWNNNNLNIMNNNNSNNKELQEISEESPTSVIENNNVVEVERFSLPKSISVRSNGYLKTAQSAALAPNNSNATRNKGATRPRASATPPEPVQKVYVRGGQKEEEPLEMIVYNQGMFKTELCNKWQETGTCPYGDHCQFAHGIGELRPVIRHPRYKTEVCRMVLAGVVCPYGHRCHFRHALTEQEKAVVSQPKPRSMKLER from the exons atgcataacaagGACGCTTGCTCTCCCTCCTCCAATGGCGGATTCGGAGGCGGCGCCTCCGCCGGTCAAATTCCGTCAACCGGCGGCCTCTACAGTTCTCTGTACTCGGCACTGTCGAACGAGAACCTTCCATCGCTCTCCGCGAGCTGCAGCAACGGAAGCGGCGGTGGCGTTTCGATGTATCCTTACTCGGAGTCAATTCAGAAGCACCAGGACATGGTGAACCGTCAAAGCATGTGTCTGAATCGCCTCGTTGAAACTTCGAAGGAGGTGGAGGCTCTGAGGGAGGAGAATGGCCTGCTCCGAGCCGCGAACAAGGAGCTCCAGAAGCAGCTGCACCTCGTTATCCAGGCTTCGCTGGAGAATCACTACGGCGGCGGCGACGGAGGCTCCTCCGGCCAGACGCAACCGACTCTGTTCAATGTTTTGCATGGCTTCCGCGGCCTCCACATTGGGGAAGGGAATAAAGAGAATTATGCAGATTGGAATAACAATAATCTCAATATcatgaataataataacagcAACAATAAGGAGCTGCAGGAGATTTCGGAGGAGAGTCCAACGAGCGTGATTGAGAATAACAACGTGGTGGAAGTGGAGAGGTTCTCGCTCCCTAAGAGCATTTCTGTGAGGTCCAATGGCTACTTGAAGACGGCTCAGTCCGCTGCTCTCGCCCCCAATAACAGCAATGCCACTCGCAACAAAGGCGCCACTCGCCCACGCGCCTCCGCCACTCCACCTGAACCCGTT CAAAAGGTATATGTGCGTGGAGGGCAGAAAGAGGAAGAGCCTCTTGAAATGATAGTGTATAACCAAGGGATGTTCAAGACTGAGCTGTGTAATAAGTGGCAGGAAACTGGAACATGTCCATATGGAGACCACTGCCAATTTGCTCATGGTATTGGGGAGCTTCGCCCAGTGATCCGCCACCCACGCTACAAAACTGAAGTCTGCAGAATGGTCCTTGCTGGGGTTGTGTGCCCATATGGCCATAGATGCCATTTCCGCCATGCACTTACTGAACAAGAGAAAGCTGTCGTATCACAGCCTAAGCCCAGATCAATGAAGCTCGAAAGATAA